A genomic window from Pygocentrus nattereri isolate fPygNat1 chromosome 22, fPygNat1.pri, whole genome shotgun sequence includes:
- the khnyn gene encoding NEDD4-binding protein 1 isoform X2: MALSAVPGLGVKIEGEQQMEDEFTCPGVLRGCLLDLKNTVERVFRVILTIGGEEDAYTSQDGQIWLQLKGRKIDMEAAKLFVKGVVNQEAQNEVQYPKNLHCVFCGARGLFVDCLIRITSAHIKVGSVGCLLIFGLAEPVVKAYSLITGLAYKYRNSQLEPIDIASESLDSRRTFKSLVERPEDSYTLDLLALPVVVKEALLDLFKQSGVGSSTLDSAAVSAGSRTLLELQENIDRLMHRKSTEHRTPDVLGKQNGTYLSHTPRSDFSPKSQNYYIKNKEEQPREEKGLSGTSHSQFLHCSVGVSQHTEEQQESEQQEEYLLSTGSKQEHEHLLKFFTAMGYDEQLVCRVLTRTGPREPSQVLDLIQQEQDISGIQIEHSNARVLAQEALPGLTKEASQGLEPSVDFNLIKQKQEKSGIPIEHSNARVLDQEALPGITREAGVGVNGASGTKEDDFVLGVVKKAAASCGYTEENVAEVYSTRPQLTPHELIHELQRMGMRDPENRGDDERKRAVKTEEQQRKAAPSHKLRETDFKEENQVDWKSEVTKTEKPENNRGISLSEKSTKTEVVQVDVRERTSAEPRIQGPLMQTDTVDWSVKPARPSTFHSQTIQTFRHSIRGPPQPSYPLSPVHPIVSEQQINAQMENPANRPKYKHGPPPSKTGAVVTGSQRFLESLEKPFDLQLTNTSGDSGLRQIIIDGSNVAMSHGLGMFFSCRGIALAVEYFWNRGHREITVLVPQWRQKKDPKIKEQQFLTQLQDLRLLSFTPSREVMGQRINSYDDRMMLQFAQQTDGVIVTNDNMRDLVEESGAWKEIIKKRLLQYLFAGDLFMVPDDPLGRGGPHLNDFLRKQNSSPALGSHSFAGVASSCSLASPPRAHTEVLQYRELTTGGTSRPKKSGRAPPKGEEKANRSAEETLRLKQKLVHIFPGQDSVVMMTLQCHPTITDINDLSTFILEQQEGIND; this comes from the exons ATGGCCCTGTCAGCTGTCCCAGGATTGGGGGTAAAGATAGAAGGAGAGCAGCAGATGGAGGACGAATTCACCTGTCCTGGTGTGCTGCGAGGTTGTCTGCTGGACCTGAAAAATACAGTGGAGCGAGTGTTCAGGGTGATCTTAACAATAGGTGGGGAAGAAGATGCATATACATCTCAGGATGGACAGATCTGGCTGCAgctgaaaggaagaaaaatagaCATGGAGGCAGCAAAG CTTTTTGTAAAAGGTGTTGTGAACCAGGAGGCTCAAAACGAAGTCCAATATCCAAAGAACCTTCACTGTGTGTTCTGTGGTGCCAGGGGGTTGTTCGTTGACTGCCTGATCAGAATTACCTCAGCACATATAAAG GTGGGCTCTGTGGGTTGTCTCCTCATCTTTGGCTTGGCTGAGCCTGTTGTGAAGGCCTACTCTCTCATTACAGGCCTGGCATATAAGTACCGGAACAGCCAGTTAGAGCCTATTGATATAGCAAGCGAGTCCCTGGATTCACGCCGGACCTTCAAGTCACTGGTGGAGAGGCCAGAGGACAGTTACACCCTGGATCTGCTGGCACTGCCAGTTGTGGTTAAAGAGGCTCTTCTGGACTTGTTTAAGCAGTCAGGAGTGGGCTCAAGCACTCTGGATAGTGCAGCAGTTTCAGCAGGCAGCAGAACACTACTGGAACTGCAGGAGAACATAGATAGACTAATGCATAGAAAATCTACAGAGCATAGAACACCTGATGTTCTAGGTAAACAAAATGGAACATATCTGTCACATACCCCTCGATCAGATTTTTCACCCAAATCCCAGAATTATTACATCAAAAATAAGGAAGAGCAGCCTAGAGAAGAAAAAGGCTTaagtggaacatctcacagtCAGTTCTTGCACTGTTCAGTAGGTGTATCCCAGCACACAGAGGAGCAACAAGAGTCAGAACAGCAGGAGGAGTACCTGCTGTCTACTGGAAGCAAACAGGAACATGAGCACCTCCTTAAATTCTTCACTGCAATGGGCTACGATGAACAACTTGTGTGCAGGGTTCTAACCCGTACAGGACCAAGAGAGCCCTCTCAGGTCCTAGACTTAATCCAGCAAGAGCAAGACATCTCTGGTATTCAAATAGAACACAGCAATGCCAGAGTCCTAGCTCAGGAGGCCTTGCCTGGCTTGACCAAGGAGGCAAGTCAAGGACTTGAGCCCTCTGTGGACTTTAACTTGATCAAGCAAAAGCAAGAAAAATCTGGGATTCCGATAGAGCACAGCAATGCCAGAGTCCTAGATCAGGAGGCCTTGCCTGGCATAACCAGGGAGGCAGGTGTGGGTGTGAATGGGGCTTCAGGAACAAAAGAGGACGACTTTGTCCTTGGAGTGGTGAAAAAGGCAGCGGCCAGCTGTGGGTACACAGAGGAAAATGTGGCTGAGGTTTACAGCACCCGCCCTCAACTGACACCACATGAGCTGATCCATGAACTGCAGAGAATGGGCATGAGAGACCCTGAGAATAGAGGAGAcgatgaaagaaagagagcggtAAAAACGGAAGAGCAGCAAAGAAAAGCAGCACCTTCCCACAAGCTGAGGGAGACAGATTTCAAGGAAGAGAATCAAGTCGATTGGAAGAGTGAAGTGACAAAGACGGAAAAGCCTGAGAACAATAGAGGAATAAGTCTAAGTGAAAAGTCAACCAAGACGGAGGTAGTGCAAGTAGATGTAAGAGAAAGGACCAGTGCAGAGCCAAGAATTCAAGGACCTTTAATGCAAACGGACACTGTGGACTGGTCCGTCAAACCAGCACGTCCTTCAACTTTTCACAGCCAAACAATTCAAACCTTCCGTCATTCTATTCGAGGACCACCTCAGCCTTCCTACCCCCTATCACCAGTGCATCCCATTGTCTCAGAACAGCAAATAAATGCTCAGATGGAGAACCCAGCCAACAGGCCTAAATACAAACATGGACCTCCACCAAGCAAAACAGGGGCGGTTGTCACAGGATCACAGCGCTTCTTGGAAAGCTTGGAGAAGCCCTTTGACCTGCAGCTCACTAATACCTCTGGTGACTCAGGGTTACGACAGATCATCATTGATGGGAGCAATGTGGCCATGag TCATGGCTTGGGGATGTTTTTCTCCTGTCGAGGCATCGCTCTGGCTGTGGAGTACTTCTGGAACCGAGGGCATCGCGAAATTACAGTGCTTGTTCCCCAGTGGAGACAGAAGAAAGACCCAAAGATAAAAG AGCAGCAATTTCTGACACAACTGCAGGATCTTCGTCTCCTGTCCTTTACCCCCTCTAGAGAGGTTATGGGACAGAGGATAAACTCCTATGATGACAG AATGATGCTGCAGTTTGCACAGCAGACAGATGGAGTGATTGTAACCAATGACAATATGAGAGACCTCGTGGAGGAGTCAGGTGCATGGAAGGAAATCATCAAGAAAAG GTTGCTGCAGTATTTGTTTGCGGGGGACCTCTTTATGGTACCAGATGATCCGCTCGGCAGAGGTGGACCTCACCTCAATGACTTCTTACGAAAGCAGAACAG CTCCCCAGCTCTGGGCAGTCACTCGTTTGCGGGTGTGGCCTCCTCCTGTTCACTAGCCTCCCCTCCTCGTGCTCATACAGAGGTTCTACAGTACCGCGAGCTGACAACAGGGGGCACCAGTAGACCTAAAAAGTCAGGCCGGGCTCCACCAAAGGGTGAGGAGAAGGCGAACAGGTCAGCAGAGGAGACACTTAGGCTGAAACAGAAATTGGtgcatatttttcctggacaggACAGCGTAGTAATGATGACCCTGCAGTGCCACCCAACTATCACCGATATCAATGACCTGTCTACCTTCATCCTCGAACAACAAGAAGGTATAAATGATTAA
- the si:dkeyp-74b6.2 gene encoding cerebellin-1 produces the protein MDRPAFYHLVLALAGLLLLSPLVVRSQNDTEPIVLEGKCLVVCDSTPTTEPASNALGMSVRSGTGRVAFSAIRNTNHEPSEMSNRTMTIYFDQVLVNVGSHFDPARSIFLAPRKGVYSFSFHVVKVYNRQTIQVSLVLNGWPVISAFAGDQDVTREAATNAGLVTMERGDKAYLKLERGNLMGGWKYSTFSGFLVFPL, from the exons ATGGACAGGCCTGCATTTTATCACCTTGTGCTGGCTCTGGCTGGACTCCTCCTTCTGTCTCCACTGGTGGTCAGAAGCCAGAATGACACTGAGCCTATTGTTCTGGAGGGGAAATGTTTGGTAGTGTGCGACTCCACTCCTACCACAGAACCAGCCAGTAATGCACTGGGCATGTCAGTGCGCTCTGGTACTGGACGAGTGGCCTTTTCAGCCATTCGCAATACTAACCACGAACCTTCAGAGATGAGCAACCGGACGATGACCATCTACTTTGACCAG GTCTTGGTGAACGTCGGCAGCCACTTTGACCCAGCGAGGAGCATCTTTCTGGCACCTAGGAAAGGCGTTTACAGCTTCAGCTTCCATGTGGTCAAAGTTTACAATAGACAGACAATACAG GTAAGTCTAGTGTTGAATGGATGGCCAGTGATATCTGCATTTGCAGGTGACCAGGATGTGACACGCGAGGCGGCAACCAATGCAGGGTTGGTTACCATGGAGAGAGGGGACAAGGCCTACCTCAAACTTGAGCGAGGAAACCTGATGGGCGGCTGGAAGTACTCCACTTTCTCTGGGTTTCTTGTTTTCCCTTTATAG
- the ripk3 gene encoding receptor-interacting serine/threonine-protein kinase 3 isoform X2: protein MRHGGSQHVLRILGVYEGHPPGKTSTQLGLVMEYMERGSLADLQRVLNGPPPWALAFRIMHQIALGMNFLHQLKPPLLHLDLKPSNVLLDDSLNAKLTDFGLAKVARSASRMDRDEETGGTLSYMPPEAFRLSSYTPSFSSDIYSYGILLWSVITGREPYDSVISSLVRFRIPEGDRPDLTSVDRSKADGLSHLVELMQRCWDDKPEQRPSFRDCIKVTEEVYTLHKKEVHDSVCAVQKKLDNKDEVSSSMESLHVTSKTQNGCIKENSHYSVKTELTPVQATGSAANPRPKESETFARQRTPTSSGDNHKPVAKAPPTMHKPLMTQRQYSTPGNVSISLSNVTGVQIGNNNYMNMNLPRQRQRQRYPTAPSHVNLPSSHQPSKYQQNSQHKP, encoded by the exons ATGCGTCATGGTGGGAGTCAACACGTGCTAAGAATTCTGGGGGTGTATGAAGGTCACCCACCAGGAAAAACCTCTACTCAGTTAGGTTTAGTAATGGAGTACATGGAGAGGGGCTCTCTGGCGGACCTCCAAAGGGTTCTGAATGGACCCCCTCCCTGGGCCCTCGCTTTCCGCATCATGCACCAGATCGCTCTGGGCATGAACTTCCTCCACCAGCTGAAACCGCCTCTGTTGCACCTGGACCTCAAGCCCAGCAACGTACTGCTGGACGACAGCCTCAATGCCAAG CTCACAGATTTTGGCTTGGCAAAAGTGGCCCGGAGTGCTTCCAGAATGGACAGAGATGAGGAGACAGGTGGGACCTTAAGCTACATGCCTCCAGAAGCATTTCGGCTTTCTTCTTATACACCCAGCTTTTCCTCTGACATTTACAG CTATGGTATACTGTTGTGGTCAGTCATAACCGGAAGGGAGCCTTATGACA GTGTGATATCTAGTCTGGTGAGGTTTCGCATCCCTGAAGGAGACAGGCCTGATCTGACCTCTGTGGACCGCAGCAAGGCAGATGGGCTTAGTCACTTGGTTGAGCTGATGCAGCGCTGCTGGGATGATAAGCCTGAACAGAGACCTTCCTTCAGAG ATTGTATTAAGGTGACTGAGGAGGTGTACACATTGCACAAGAAGGAAGTACATGACAGTGTCTGTGCTGTTCAGAAAAAGCTG GATAACAAAGACGAAGTCAGTTCCAGTATGGAATCGCTCCATGTCACCTCCAAAACACAGAACG GGTGCATTAAAGAAAACTCTCATTATTCTGTGAAGACTGAGCTAACACCTGTGCAG GCCACAGGCAGTGCTGCAAACCCAAGGCCCAAAGAATCAG AGACGTTTGCTCGTCAACGTACTCCAACTTCGTCAGGAGACAATCACAAACCAGTTGCCAAAGCACCACCCACCATGCATAAGCCTCTGATGACCCAG CGCCAATACTCAACACCAG GCAATGTGAGCATCAGCCTGTCAAACGTCACCGGAGTGCAGATTGGCAACAACAActacatgaatatgaatttacCACgtcagagacagaggcagagataCCCGACAGCTCCCTCTCATGTCAATCTTCCAAGTTCTCATCAACCCTCCAAATATCAACAGAATTCACAACATAAACCATAA
- the khnyn gene encoding NEDD4-binding protein 1 isoform X1 encodes MSCFVMALSAVPGLGVKIEGEQQMEDEFTCPGVLRGCLLDLKNTVERVFRVILTIGGEEDAYTSQDGQIWLQLKGRKIDMEAAKLFVKGVVNQEAQNEVQYPKNLHCVFCGARGLFVDCLIRITSAHIKVGSVGCLLIFGLAEPVVKAYSLITGLAYKYRNSQLEPIDIASESLDSRRTFKSLVERPEDSYTLDLLALPVVVKEALLDLFKQSGVGSSTLDSAAVSAGSRTLLELQENIDRLMHRKSTEHRTPDVLGKQNGTYLSHTPRSDFSPKSQNYYIKNKEEQPREEKGLSGTSHSQFLHCSVGVSQHTEEQQESEQQEEYLLSTGSKQEHEHLLKFFTAMGYDEQLVCRVLTRTGPREPSQVLDLIQQEQDISGIQIEHSNARVLAQEALPGLTKEASQGLEPSVDFNLIKQKQEKSGIPIEHSNARVLDQEALPGITREAGVGVNGASGTKEDDFVLGVVKKAAASCGYTEENVAEVYSTRPQLTPHELIHELQRMGMRDPENRGDDERKRAVKTEEQQRKAAPSHKLRETDFKEENQVDWKSEVTKTEKPENNRGISLSEKSTKTEVVQVDVRERTSAEPRIQGPLMQTDTVDWSVKPARPSTFHSQTIQTFRHSIRGPPQPSYPLSPVHPIVSEQQINAQMENPANRPKYKHGPPPSKTGAVVTGSQRFLESLEKPFDLQLTNTSGDSGLRQIIIDGSNVAMSHGLGMFFSCRGIALAVEYFWNRGHREITVLVPQWRQKKDPKIKEQQFLTQLQDLRLLSFTPSREVMGQRINSYDDRMMLQFAQQTDGVIVTNDNMRDLVEESGAWKEIIKKRLLQYLFAGDLFMVPDDPLGRGGPHLNDFLRKQNSSPALGSHSFAGVASSCSLASPPRAHTEVLQYRELTTGGTSRPKKSGRAPPKGEEKANRSAEETLRLKQKLVHIFPGQDSVVMMTLQCHPTITDINDLSTFILEQQEGIND; translated from the exons ATG TCCTGCTTTGTCATGGCCCTGTCAGCTGTCCCAGGATTGGGGGTAAAGATAGAAGGAGAGCAGCAGATGGAGGACGAATTCACCTGTCCTGGTGTGCTGCGAGGTTGTCTGCTGGACCTGAAAAATACAGTGGAGCGAGTGTTCAGGGTGATCTTAACAATAGGTGGGGAAGAAGATGCATATACATCTCAGGATGGACAGATCTGGCTGCAgctgaaaggaagaaaaatagaCATGGAGGCAGCAAAG CTTTTTGTAAAAGGTGTTGTGAACCAGGAGGCTCAAAACGAAGTCCAATATCCAAAGAACCTTCACTGTGTGTTCTGTGGTGCCAGGGGGTTGTTCGTTGACTGCCTGATCAGAATTACCTCAGCACATATAAAG GTGGGCTCTGTGGGTTGTCTCCTCATCTTTGGCTTGGCTGAGCCTGTTGTGAAGGCCTACTCTCTCATTACAGGCCTGGCATATAAGTACCGGAACAGCCAGTTAGAGCCTATTGATATAGCAAGCGAGTCCCTGGATTCACGCCGGACCTTCAAGTCACTGGTGGAGAGGCCAGAGGACAGTTACACCCTGGATCTGCTGGCACTGCCAGTTGTGGTTAAAGAGGCTCTTCTGGACTTGTTTAAGCAGTCAGGAGTGGGCTCAAGCACTCTGGATAGTGCAGCAGTTTCAGCAGGCAGCAGAACACTACTGGAACTGCAGGAGAACATAGATAGACTAATGCATAGAAAATCTACAGAGCATAGAACACCTGATGTTCTAGGTAAACAAAATGGAACATATCTGTCACATACCCCTCGATCAGATTTTTCACCCAAATCCCAGAATTATTACATCAAAAATAAGGAAGAGCAGCCTAGAGAAGAAAAAGGCTTaagtggaacatctcacagtCAGTTCTTGCACTGTTCAGTAGGTGTATCCCAGCACACAGAGGAGCAACAAGAGTCAGAACAGCAGGAGGAGTACCTGCTGTCTACTGGAAGCAAACAGGAACATGAGCACCTCCTTAAATTCTTCACTGCAATGGGCTACGATGAACAACTTGTGTGCAGGGTTCTAACCCGTACAGGACCAAGAGAGCCCTCTCAGGTCCTAGACTTAATCCAGCAAGAGCAAGACATCTCTGGTATTCAAATAGAACACAGCAATGCCAGAGTCCTAGCTCAGGAGGCCTTGCCTGGCTTGACCAAGGAGGCAAGTCAAGGACTTGAGCCCTCTGTGGACTTTAACTTGATCAAGCAAAAGCAAGAAAAATCTGGGATTCCGATAGAGCACAGCAATGCCAGAGTCCTAGATCAGGAGGCCTTGCCTGGCATAACCAGGGAGGCAGGTGTGGGTGTGAATGGGGCTTCAGGAACAAAAGAGGACGACTTTGTCCTTGGAGTGGTGAAAAAGGCAGCGGCCAGCTGTGGGTACACAGAGGAAAATGTGGCTGAGGTTTACAGCACCCGCCCTCAACTGACACCACATGAGCTGATCCATGAACTGCAGAGAATGGGCATGAGAGACCCTGAGAATAGAGGAGAcgatgaaagaaagagagcggtAAAAACGGAAGAGCAGCAAAGAAAAGCAGCACCTTCCCACAAGCTGAGGGAGACAGATTTCAAGGAAGAGAATCAAGTCGATTGGAAGAGTGAAGTGACAAAGACGGAAAAGCCTGAGAACAATAGAGGAATAAGTCTAAGTGAAAAGTCAACCAAGACGGAGGTAGTGCAAGTAGATGTAAGAGAAAGGACCAGTGCAGAGCCAAGAATTCAAGGACCTTTAATGCAAACGGACACTGTGGACTGGTCCGTCAAACCAGCACGTCCTTCAACTTTTCACAGCCAAACAATTCAAACCTTCCGTCATTCTATTCGAGGACCACCTCAGCCTTCCTACCCCCTATCACCAGTGCATCCCATTGTCTCAGAACAGCAAATAAATGCTCAGATGGAGAACCCAGCCAACAGGCCTAAATACAAACATGGACCTCCACCAAGCAAAACAGGGGCGGTTGTCACAGGATCACAGCGCTTCTTGGAAAGCTTGGAGAAGCCCTTTGACCTGCAGCTCACTAATACCTCTGGTGACTCAGGGTTACGACAGATCATCATTGATGGGAGCAATGTGGCCATGag TCATGGCTTGGGGATGTTTTTCTCCTGTCGAGGCATCGCTCTGGCTGTGGAGTACTTCTGGAACCGAGGGCATCGCGAAATTACAGTGCTTGTTCCCCAGTGGAGACAGAAGAAAGACCCAAAGATAAAAG AGCAGCAATTTCTGACACAACTGCAGGATCTTCGTCTCCTGTCCTTTACCCCCTCTAGAGAGGTTATGGGACAGAGGATAAACTCCTATGATGACAG AATGATGCTGCAGTTTGCACAGCAGACAGATGGAGTGATTGTAACCAATGACAATATGAGAGACCTCGTGGAGGAGTCAGGTGCATGGAAGGAAATCATCAAGAAAAG GTTGCTGCAGTATTTGTTTGCGGGGGACCTCTTTATGGTACCAGATGATCCGCTCGGCAGAGGTGGACCTCACCTCAATGACTTCTTACGAAAGCAGAACAG CTCCCCAGCTCTGGGCAGTCACTCGTTTGCGGGTGTGGCCTCCTCCTGTTCACTAGCCTCCCCTCCTCGTGCTCATACAGAGGTTCTACAGTACCGCGAGCTGACAACAGGGGGCACCAGTAGACCTAAAAAGTCAGGCCGGGCTCCACCAAAGGGTGAGGAGAAGGCGAACAGGTCAGCAGAGGAGACACTTAGGCTGAAACAGAAATTGGtgcatatttttcctggacaggACAGCGTAGTAATGATGACCCTGCAGTGCCACCCAACTATCACCGATATCAATGACCTGTCTACCTTCATCCTCGAACAACAAGAAGGTATAAATGATTAA
- the ripk3 gene encoding receptor-interacting serine/threonine-protein kinase 3 isoform X1, which translates to MALFCIVPPLIHDDCLCPESWYPIDSGGFGQIYSAKHAKWGMKIAIKLLHCKDSSSLLREADLMRHGGSQHVLRILGVYEGHPPGKTSTQLGLVMEYMERGSLADLQRVLNGPPPWALAFRIMHQIALGMNFLHQLKPPLLHLDLKPSNVLLDDSLNAKLTDFGLAKVARSASRMDRDEETGGTLSYMPPEAFRLSSYTPSFSSDIYSYGILLWSVITGREPYDSVISSLVRFRIPEGDRPDLTSVDRSKADGLSHLVELMQRCWDDKPEQRPSFRDCIKVTEEVYTLHKKEVHDSVCAVQKKLDNKDEVSSSMESLHVTSKTQNGCIKENSHYSVKTELTPVQATGSAANPRPKESETFARQRTPTSSGDNHKPVAKAPPTMHKPLMTQRQYSTPGNVSISLSNVTGVQIGNNNYMNMNLPRQRQRQRYPTAPSHVNLPSSHQPSKYQQNSQHKP; encoded by the exons ATGGCACTGTTCTGCATCGTGCCACCTTTGATTCATGATGACTGTTTGTGTCCTGAGTCCTGGTATCCGATTGATTCTGGTGGATTTGGACAGATCTATAgtgcaaaacatgcaaaatggGGGATGAAAATTGCCATAAAGTTATTACACTGTAAAGACAG TTCATCTCTTCTCCGAGAGGCGGACCTGATGCGTCATGGTGGGAGTCAACACGTGCTAAGAATTCTGGGGGTGTATGAAGGTCACCCACCAGGAAAAACCTCTACTCAGTTAGGTTTAGTAATGGAGTACATGGAGAGGGGCTCTCTGGCGGACCTCCAAAGGGTTCTGAATGGACCCCCTCCCTGGGCCCTCGCTTTCCGCATCATGCACCAGATCGCTCTGGGCATGAACTTCCTCCACCAGCTGAAACCGCCTCTGTTGCACCTGGACCTCAAGCCCAGCAACGTACTGCTGGACGACAGCCTCAATGCCAAG CTCACAGATTTTGGCTTGGCAAAAGTGGCCCGGAGTGCTTCCAGAATGGACAGAGATGAGGAGACAGGTGGGACCTTAAGCTACATGCCTCCAGAAGCATTTCGGCTTTCTTCTTATACACCCAGCTTTTCCTCTGACATTTACAG CTATGGTATACTGTTGTGGTCAGTCATAACCGGAAGGGAGCCTTATGACA GTGTGATATCTAGTCTGGTGAGGTTTCGCATCCCTGAAGGAGACAGGCCTGATCTGACCTCTGTGGACCGCAGCAAGGCAGATGGGCTTAGTCACTTGGTTGAGCTGATGCAGCGCTGCTGGGATGATAAGCCTGAACAGAGACCTTCCTTCAGAG ATTGTATTAAGGTGACTGAGGAGGTGTACACATTGCACAAGAAGGAAGTACATGACAGTGTCTGTGCTGTTCAGAAAAAGCTG GATAACAAAGACGAAGTCAGTTCCAGTATGGAATCGCTCCATGTCACCTCCAAAACACAGAACG GGTGCATTAAAGAAAACTCTCATTATTCTGTGAAGACTGAGCTAACACCTGTGCAG GCCACAGGCAGTGCTGCAAACCCAAGGCCCAAAGAATCAG AGACGTTTGCTCGTCAACGTACTCCAACTTCGTCAGGAGACAATCACAAACCAGTTGCCAAAGCACCACCCACCATGCATAAGCCTCTGATGACCCAG CGCCAATACTCAACACCAG GCAATGTGAGCATCAGCCTGTCAAACGTCACCGGAGTGCAGATTGGCAACAACAActacatgaatatgaatttacCACgtcagagacagaggcagagataCCCGACAGCTCCCTCTCATGTCAATCTTCCAAGTTCTCATCAACCCTCCAAATATCAACAGAATTCACAACATAAACCATAA